One stretch of Thalassophryne amazonica chromosome 17, fThaAma1.1, whole genome shotgun sequence DNA includes these proteins:
- the LOC117528903 gene encoding histone H2A produces the protein MSGRGKTGGKARAKAKTRSSRAGLQFPVGRVHRLLRKGNYAERVGAGAPVYLAAVLEYLTAEILELAGNAARDNKKTRIIPRHLQLAVRNDEELNKLLGGVTIAQGGVLPNIQAVLLPKKTEKPAKSK, from the coding sequence ATGAGCGGAAGAGGCAAAACAGGCGGTAAAGCCAGAGCCAAGGCGAAGACTCGCTCCTCTCGTGCTGGATTGCAGTTTCCAGTCGGTCGTGTCCACCGTCTGCTGAGGAAGGGCAACTATGCGGAGCGTGTGGGTGCTGGAGCCCCCGTTTATCTGGCGGCTGTGCTCGAATATCTGACCGCTGAGATTCTCGAGCTGGCCGGCAACGCTGCTCGGGACAATAAGAAGACTCGTATCATTCCCCGTCACCTGCAGCTGGCTGTCCGCAACGACGAGGAGCTCAACAAACTGCTGGGCGGAGTGACCATCGCTCAGGGCGGCGTGCTGCCAAACATTCAGGCTGTTCTGTTGCCCAAAAAAACCGAGAAGCCCGCAAAGTCCAAGTAA